Genomic DNA from Synergistaceae bacterium:
AAATTGTATAAGCTCCGTCATTAAGATTCAGGCCGCTTTCTTCTTTACAAGTATTATAAAAAGTGTAAATGTGCCTGCCATATCCAAACGGATCAAACGTGCAAATAAATATCACAAATGTATCAGGCAAGTTATTATAATTTCCTGACTTCACTAATATATCACTTGATAGAGCCTTGAGACCTAATGCTATTTGATACGCATGAGAACGCCGAGCTAAATCTTTCTTGTTCATTGTCTGAGCTTCACAGACTGCAAGTTTACGATTATCAAATTTTGAGAAAATATCAAATCTTACTCCCCTAGTGTCAAATGTTTCTCTCTCACTTTTCTGGGCTTGAATAATCTTCACTTTTCTGATGTCCATATCAGGCAAAATCCGTCTAATCATTTCCGTGCAGACTTCTTCATTATTCATAATTTTGCCGAAAAGAAAATCATTAGCAAGCGTTAAATTCTCCCATAAAAGACTCTTATCCCGTATTAAAAAATTTTTATTCTCTATAATCAGCTCACTCCAATATTATAAATTATGTAGTGAAGGATCGGGCAAAACTTCAGACTCTGTAAAATTTTTCCGCATAAAATTATTATATCCAGCAGCAGCAATCATTACGGCATTATCTGTACAGCGTTTAATTTCAGGCAGCCAGACTCTAAAATTTTTTTGTTCGCATAATGCCTCACGTAAAGCACTATTTGCAGAGACTCCACCTGACGCAGAAATTTTGTTAATTCCCGTTAATTTCACAGCAAGATTTAATTTCGTAATAAGTGATTCTATTATAGAATTCTGAAACGAAGCGCATAAATCATTAACCGGCATTGAGTCAGAATCATTAAATTTTTTCACCTGCCATAATAAAGCCGTCTTAAGCCCGCTAAAACTAAATTCTATTTTGTCCGAATTCTTTAACGGCACAGGGAAGTCAAACGCGCGGGGATTCCCATTTTTAGCGAGTCTATCAATTTCAGGGCCTCCGGGATATGGCAGACCTAAAATTTTCGCGGCTTTGTCATATGCTTCTCCTGCTGCATCGTCGCGAGTCTCCCCTAATAATTCATAATTCCCGAATGATTCTACTTTTATGATTTCAGTATGTCCGCCCGACACTATTAATGACAAGAAAGGCGGTTCTAAATCCGAGTCAACAAGCGGCGCAAATAAATGTCCTTCTAAGTGATTAACGCCTATTAATGGAACTTGCCAGACTTGAGATAATGCCTTTGCTGTCTGAACTCCGACAATTAGCGAACCCATTAAGCCCGGCCCTCTTGTTACTGCTATAAGATTTAAATTTTTGCCTGAAATATTGCACTCTTTCAAGCATGAGTCTATCAAGGGCAAAAGATTCTCTAAATGTTTACGCGCTGCAAATTCAGGAATTACCCCGCCGAATCTCGAATGATCACGAATTTGACTCGATAAAAGCTCGCATAAAATTTTTTTATCCCCGTCTATAATTGCAACTCCGGAGTCATCGCAGCTAGTTTCTATTCCCAGTGTAATAAAGCTCATAATCACATAAACGCACTATCAGAAATAAAAGAAGGCCAAGCACTGCTCACAAAATCAT
This window encodes:
- a CDS encoding Rpn family recombination-promoting nuclease/putative transposase, translating into MNNEEVCTEMIRRILPDMDIRKVKIIQAQKSERETFDTRGVRFDIFSKFDNRKLAVCEAQTMNKKDLARRSHAYQIALGLKALSSDILVKSGNYNNLPDTFVIFICTFDPFGYGRHIYTFYNTCKEESGLNLNDGAYTIFLNARGILDDISKELRAFLDFFMTGKTSEEDSFIKKLEKLLYIAKQNADWRSKYMLLLMREQELIGEGRTEGRAEGRTEGRNEMFNSFVSSMKARGMTQEEINQITNSALGKISFTQ
- the tsaD gene encoding tRNA (adenosine(37)-N6)-threonylcarbamoyltransferase complex transferase subunit TsaD; this encodes MSFITLGIETSCDDSGVAIIDGDKKILCELLSSQIRDHSRFGGVIPEFAARKHLENLLPLIDSCLKECNISGKNLNLIAVTRGPGLMGSLIVGVQTAKALSQVWQVPLIGVNHLEGHLFAPLVDSDLEPPFLSLIVSGGHTEIIKVESFGNYELLGETRDDAAGEAYDKAAKILGLPYPGGPEIDRLAKNGNPRAFDFPVPLKNSDKIEFSFSGLKTALLWQVKKFNDSDSMPVNDLCASFQNSIIESLITKLNLAVKLTGINKISASGGVSANSALREALCEQKNFRVWLPEIKRCTDNAVMIAAAGYNNFMRKNFTESEVLPDPSLHNL